Part of the Corynebacterium efficiens YS-314 genome is shown below.
CGCGTTCGGCAGTGCGGACACCGCCTATGATGCAATCCTGGATTACCTGCGTGTGCTGTCGGTGCGTCTGACCGCCTCCACCCAGCGCGGTTCCCTGACGCTGAACATCGCGGTGATCTTCTTCGTCCTCGCCCTGGTGCCCATGGTCGCCCTGATCATGGGTGATCGCAGTGCTGTGCGCATGGAACTGTGGGACAGCCCCTTCCAGGGTGTGGTCGCCTTCGTCATCGTCCTGGTGGCGATCGTAGCCACCCAGATGCAGAACCGTCTGTCCGCACTCATCATGGTCGGTGTGACAGGTTATGGCCTGGCGATCATCTTCGCCCTGCACGGCGCACCCGACCTGGCGCTCACCCAGACCCTCGTGGAAACCGTCCTCATGGTTGTGTTCATGCTGGTGCTGCGCAAAATGCCCACCGAGGTCAGTTGGAAACCCGAACCGAAGAACGCCCGGCGCCGCGCCTGGCTGGCCGCCGCGGTGGGCTTCTCCATCGTGGTAATCGCCGTCTTCGCCATGAACGCCCGCACCCAGGCACCGATCTCCATCTACATGCAGGACCTGGCCTATGAGGTCGGGCATGGAGCCAACACCGTCAACGTCCTGCTGGTGGACCTGCGTGGTTTCGATACCTTCGGTGAGATCTCCGTGCTGGTCATCGCCGCCATCGGTATCGCCTCCCTGGTCTACCGCAACCGCAGTTTCCGCCGTGACTCCCGCCGCCCGACCCTGGCCACCACGGGTCGTCGCTGGCTGGCGGCACCGGTAGACACCGAGCGGGCCCAGAACCGGTCCCTCATGGTGGATGTGGCCACCCGCATCCTGTTCCCCTCCATGATCATGCTGTCGGTGTACTTCTTCTTCGTCGGCCACAACGCGCCCGGCGGTGGTTTCGCCGGTGGTCTAGTCGCCGCCCTCGCCTTCGCGCTGCGTTATCTCGCGGGTGGGCGCGACGAGCTGGAGGAGGCACTGCCTGTCGACGCCAGCCGTATCCTCGGCGTCGGCCTGATCGCCTCCGCGACGGCCATCCTGTGGCCGATGCTGCTCGGTGAACCTCCGCTGACCTCCCATTTCTGGGACATCACGGTGCCACTCATCGGGGATATTCCCATCGCCTCGGCCCTGCTGTTCGATCTCGGTGTCTACCTCATCGTCATCGGATTGATGATGCACATCCTGCAGAGCCTCGGCGGTCAGCTCGACCGCGATGAGGACATGCGTAAACAACGTGCCCGTGACCGTGCCCGCCGCCTGGCGCGCAGCGCACGGCGCGAGGCCGCCCTGGCCTCGACCACCTCCGCGGTAAGGAGCGTGGCCAATGAGCCGCGTCCCCTGCCCACGGTTCGGCCGGTCGCCCTGGAAACCGAACCGGAGACTCGAAACATCAGTGATGGAACGTCGACAAGCACCACAGACACCACCGGAAGGGAGCAGTAGATGGTAGCCAATCTCTTCCTGCTCCTGGCAGCGGGAACCCTCATATCGGCGGGCGTGTACATGCTCATGGACCGCGCCATGACCAAGATGATCATGGGGCTGATGCTCATCGGCAACGGAGCCAACCTGCTCCTGCTGATCTCCGGTGGCGGCGCCGGTGCCCCACCGGTGAAAGGCCGTGAGAATGAGGTCTACGGCGACACCGTCGCCGACCCCCTCGCACAGGCGATGATCCTCACCGCCATCGTGATCTCCATGGCGATCACCGCCTTCATGCTGTCCCTGGCCTACCGCCAGTACCGCTACCGCACCGAGGACTTCATCCAGGATGACGTGGAGGATGTGGCACTGTCGGTGCGTCGCAGCATCGCCTCGGCCGCACCCGACCACGATGCCTCCGATGATCCGGAGACCGGCCGCATGACCTCGGAGGGCGACGAGTTCGGCCCCGAGTCCTTTGAGCAGCCACTGAAGGGGGAGAAGGATGACTAGCGAGTTGTACGATTCCCTGCTGGTGCTGCTGCCCTACATGGTGCCCATGCCGGTCATCCTGCCGGCCGTGGCGGCTGCGCTCACGCTGATCCTGTCCAAGTACGTCCAGGCCCAGCGTGCGGTCACCCTCACGGTGTTGACCTTCCTCATCGCCCTCAATGCCACCATGTTGTACCTGGTGGACAGCGAAGGCATCCAGACCCTCCAGATCGGTGGCTGGGACGCCCCGGTGGGCATCACCCTGGTCGCCGACCGCCTGTCGGTGTCCATGCTGACGGTGTCCTCCATCGTGCTGTTCGCGGTGATGGGTTATGCCATCAGTCAGGGTATCCGCGACGGTGGCAAGGACGAGCCGGTCGCGGTGTTCATACCCGCCTACCTGTTGCTGTCGATGGGTGTGAACCTGGCGTTCCTCTCCGGTGACCTCTTCAACCTCTATGTCGGGTTCGAGGTCTTCCTCGTCGCCTCCTATGTTCTTCTGACATTGGGGGCCTCCCCCGCCCGCGTCCGCGCCGGCGTGAGCTACGTGATGGTGTCCATGGCATCCTCCATGATCTTCCTGTTCGGTCTGGCCCTGGTGTATGCCTCCGTGGGTACGCTCAACATGGCGCAGATCGGCATGCGGATGGAGGAGATACCCTCCGGCACGCGTGCCGCGATCTTCGCGGTGCTGCTGGTGGCCTTCGGCATCAAGGCGGCCGTGTTCCCCCTGGATTCCTGGCTGCCGGACTCCTACCCCACCGCCCCGTCGCTGGTCACGGCCGTGTTCGCGGGTCTGCTGACCAAGGTCGGTGTGTACGCGATCATCCGTGCACGCTCGGTGATCTTCACCGACGGGTCCCTGGACGGCCTGCTGATGTGGGTGGCGCTGGCGACAATGCTCGTGGGTATCCTCGGCGCGATGGCGCAGAACGATGTGAAACGATTATTGTCCTTCACGCTGGTCAGCCACATCGGTTACATGATCTTCGGTGTCGCCCTGGGGTCCGCGGCAGGGTTGTCCGGTGCCATCTTCTACGCCATCCACCACATCCTGGTGCAGACCACCCTGTTCCTCGTGGTCGGCCTGATTGAACGGCAGGCGGGTTCGTCATCGCTACGCAGGCTGGGCTCCCTGGCCTACATCTCCCCGCTGCTGGCCATCCTGTACTTCATCCCGGCGATCAACCTGGGCGGTATCCCGCCGTTCTCCGGGTTCCTGGGCAAGATCATCCTCCTGGACGCGGGTGCCCAGGATGGCAGCTGGCAGGCCTGGGTGCTCATCGCCGGTGCCATCATCACCTCCCTGCTCACCCTGTACACCATGGTGCTCGTGTGGTCGAAGGCCTTCTGGCGCGACCGCAAGGACGCCCCGGACGGGGCCACCGCCATCGCCCGCCCGGCACCCCTGGTGGATGTCCAGGATGAGGTATCGGTGACCGACCGTTCCGATGTAGGCCGCATGCCCGTCGGCATGGTCGCCTCCACCTCCGTGCTGGTGATCGCCTCCCTCATGGTCTCCGTGCTCGCGGGTCCCATCTCGGCGATCACCGGCCGCGCGGCGGAATCCGCCCAGGATGTCAACATCTACCGCACCGCGGTGCTGGGTCCGAACTACCAGAACCCGCACCGCACCCTGGAGATGGAACGCTACGACCAGAACCTCGACGACCTGGACACCCGGTTGGAATCGGAGCTGGGTGGCGGGAATTCCTCCCCTGACCGGGAGAACACCGGTGAGATAACCATCACCTCGACCCCTGTATCGACCCCGGAGGAGGCCACCTCATGATTGCCGGTTTCAAACGCCGTTTCCGCCCCTTCTTCGTGGTGTGGCTGACGGTGATGTGGATCATGCTCATGGGGGAGATCTCCTGGGCGAACCTCTTCGGTGGCCTGGCCGTGGCGCTCGGCATCGTCCTGCTGCTGCCCCTGCCCGCCATGCCGATCAGCAACCTGAGCATCCACTGGGGTGCACTGGTGATGCTGATCCTGAAATGGTTCTGGGACCTGGCCAAGGCCTCCGTCAAGGTCGCCTGGCTGGCGCTGCGTCCGCAGGATCCCCCGAAGACAGCCATCCTGAATGTGCCGATGCGTGTGCAGAATGATCTGGTGTTGTCCTTGGCCACCGTGTTGTACAACCTGCAGCCGGGTGGTGCGGTGACGGATATTGACATCGCCAACCGCATGTGGACCGTCCACATTCTCGATGCTCATTCCCCCCAGGCCATCGAGAATGAAATTGAGAATGTTGCCGAACTCGAGCGCAACCTGATCCGCGTCTTTGAAAGGGGCTGAATCGATGAGTCCGGAAATCTACACCTCGATCCTCACCATCGCGGCCATCTTGTTCAG
Proteins encoded:
- a CDS encoding Na(+)/H(+) antiporter subunit C, whose product is MVANLFLLLAAGTLISAGVYMLMDRAMTKMIMGLMLIGNGANLLLLISGGGAGAPPVKGRENEVYGDTVADPLAQAMILTAIVISMAITAFMLSLAYRQYRYRTEDFIQDDVEDVALSVRRSIASAAPDHDASDDPETGRMTSEGDEFGPESFEQPLKGEKDD
- a CDS encoding Na+/H+ antiporter subunit D, with amino-acid sequence MTSELYDSLLVLLPYMVPMPVILPAVAAALTLILSKYVQAQRAVTLTVLTFLIALNATMLYLVDSEGIQTLQIGGWDAPVGITLVADRLSVSMLTVSSIVLFAVMGYAISQGIRDGGKDEPVAVFIPAYLLLSMGVNLAFLSGDLFNLYVGFEVFLVASYVLLTLGASPARVRAGVSYVMVSMASSMIFLFGLALVYASVGTLNMAQIGMRMEEIPSGTRAAIFAVLLVAFGIKAAVFPLDSWLPDSYPTAPSLVTAVFAGLLTKVGVYAIIRARSVIFTDGSLDGLLMWVALATMLVGILGAMAQNDVKRLLSFTLVSHIGYMIFGVALGSAAGLSGAIFYAIHHILVQTTLFLVVGLIERQAGSSSLRRLGSLAYISPLLAILYFIPAINLGGIPPFSGFLGKIILLDAGAQDGSWQAWVLIAGAIITSLLTLYTMVLVWSKAFWRDRKDAPDGATAIARPAPLVDVQDEVSVTDRSDVGRMPVGMVASTSVLVIASLMVSVLAGPISAITGRAAESAQDVNIYRTAVLGPNYQNPHRTLEMERYDQNLDDLDTRLESELGGGNSSPDRENTGEITITSTPVSTPEEATS
- a CDS encoding Na+/H+ antiporter subunit E; protein product: MIAGFKRRFRPFFVVWLTVMWIMLMGEISWANLFGGLAVALGIVLLLPLPAMPISNLSIHWGALVMLILKWFWDLAKASVKVAWLALRPQDPPKTAILNVPMRVQNDLVLSLATVLYNLQPGGAVTDIDIANRMWTVHILDAHSPQAIENEIENVAELERNLIRVFERG